One genomic segment of Chitinophaga sancti includes these proteins:
- a CDS encoding glycoside hydrolase family 2 protein produces MKSRILQFIILLLLYNSLLHVKARPISAWHMQPITIQSPWASQVSPSHPLPEYPRPQMVRTQWQNLNGLWDYAITAWDAAAPSFYQGKILVPFPIESALSGVQHALLPKQRLWYHTTFKATPKQRTLLHFGAVDWKATVYLNGHNLGAHLGGYNHFSYDITSFLKPGNNELIVSVYDPTSQGNNPHGKQSLYPRKILYTACSGIWQTVWLETVPDTYIAGFTLTPDLDNNEVQIKVAVSSPDGQNAISVSIPHDQFIPHDQSTPHDQSISHNQNTIPVSSFDTHNFDSHHTIPVSYPSTQNTLPISSSNPQITSTTSAHYTIQAISNNITTAPSAGDSLTLHIPSPHTWSPQDPYLYPLTIRLLKDGIITDSITSYFAMRKITLEPDAAGRPRIFLNHKYLFNLGVLDQGYWPDGIYTAPTDSALAYDINIIKQMGFNTIRKHIKIEPDRWYYHCDKLGMLVWQDLIPPAGYTQADASVFEDESPKIIQQLYNFPSIIVWTLFNEGWGAYDQLRLATQLKRYDPSRLLNAHSGANMDEYSEGYPSQMWAGSDFVDVHKYPGPSIGPSLPQKAAVLGEWGGIGVSITGHRWEPDQSYSYLDVTRAEFPDYYQALMQLLYLYERAGLSGAIYTQPFDVEREENGLITYDRKVPKMPVPVIRAINDSLLTAIAHH; encoded by the coding sequence ATGAAATCCAGGATCCTCCAATTCATCATCCTCCTGCTTCTCTACAACTCACTCCTGCATGTCAAAGCCCGCCCCATCTCCGCCTGGCACATGCAGCCAATCACTATTCAATCTCCCTGGGCCTCACAGGTATCACCCTCTCATCCCCTCCCTGAATACCCCCGCCCTCAAATGGTCCGCACCCAATGGCAAAACCTCAACGGCCTCTGGGACTACGCCATCACTGCCTGGGATGCTGCCGCTCCTTCTTTTTACCAGGGAAAAATTCTCGTCCCTTTTCCAATAGAATCCGCGCTTTCCGGTGTGCAACACGCGCTTCTACCTAAACAACGCCTCTGGTACCACACTACTTTCAAAGCCACTCCCAAACAAAGAACCCTCCTTCATTTCGGCGCCGTCGACTGGAAGGCTACCGTCTACCTCAATGGCCATAACCTCGGCGCACACCTCGGTGGCTATAATCATTTCTCTTACGACATCACTTCTTTCCTCAAACCAGGTAACAACGAATTAATCGTCAGTGTCTACGACCCTACCTCCCAGGGCAATAACCCACATGGCAAGCAAAGCCTCTACCCGCGTAAAATATTATACACTGCCTGCAGCGGCATCTGGCAAACCGTCTGGTTAGAAACTGTACCTGACACTTACATCGCCGGGTTCACCCTCACACCAGATCTTGATAATAATGAAGTACAGATCAAAGTGGCCGTTTCATCTCCTGATGGACAAAATGCAATTTCCGTTTCTATACCTCATGATCAATTCATACCTCATGATCAATCTACACCTCATGATCAATCCATATCCCATAATCAAAATACCATTCCTGTTTCATCATTCGACACTCACAACTTCGACTCTCATCACACCATCCCTGTTTCATACCCCAGCACTCAAAACACATTGCCCATTTCATCCTCCAATCCTCAAATCACATCTACCACCTCTGCTCATTATACCATTCAAGCTATTTCAAACAACATCACCACCGCCCCCTCTGCTGGCGACAGCCTCACCCTACACATTCCATCTCCCCATACCTGGAGTCCACAAGATCCTTATCTCTACCCCCTCACCATCCGCCTCTTAAAAGACGGCATCATCACCGACTCCATCACCAGCTATTTCGCTATGCGTAAAATCACCTTAGAACCAGACGCCGCCGGTCGTCCCCGCATCTTTCTCAACCACAAATACCTATTCAACCTCGGCGTCCTCGACCAGGGCTACTGGCCAGACGGTATTTACACCGCCCCAACTGACAGCGCCTTAGCCTACGATATCAACATCATCAAACAAATGGGTTTCAATACCATCCGCAAACACATCAAAATCGAACCTGACCGCTGGTACTACCACTGTGACAAACTAGGTATGCTCGTGTGGCAAGACCTCATTCCCCCTGCCGGCTATACCCAGGCCGACGCCTCCGTATTCGAAGACGAAAGCCCAAAAATCATCCAACAACTTTACAACTTCCCCTCCATCATCGTCTGGACCTTATTCAACGAAGGCTGGGGTGCTTACGATCAACTACGCCTCGCCACCCAACTCAAACGCTACGATCCCAGCCGTCTCCTCAACGCTCACTCCGGTGCTAACATGGATGAATACAGCGAAGGCTACCCTTCTCAAATGTGGGCAGGCAGCGACTTCGTCGATGTACATAAATACCCTGGCCCTTCCATCGGCCCCTCTTTACCTCAAAAAGCCGCAGTACTCGGTGAATGGGGAGGCATCGGTGTAAGTATAACAGGTCATCGCTGGGAACCCGATCAGTCTTATAGTTATCTCGATGTCACCCGCGCAGAATTTCCTGACTACTACCAGGCACTTATGCAATTATTGTATTTATACGAAAGAGCTGGTTTATCAGGGGCTATCTATACCCAACCATTTGATGTAGAAAGAGAAGAAAATGGATTAATCACCTACGATAGAAAAGTTCCCAAAATGCCAGTGCCTGTGATCAGGGCTATCAACGATTCGTTATTGACTGCGATTGCTCACCATTAG
- a CDS encoding M28 family metallopeptidase: MKYFYRIIPLVGLFACQGPEQKQAATADSVAIKSIDSASIARDITVLSSDVFQGRKPFTIGEDKTIKYLEDRFREIGLQPGNGDSFFQEVPMVEIISKPSGPLVITGKSGSVTLPYLDEYVIATRRVKEKVNVDNSELVFAGFGIDAPEYKWNDYEGLDVKGKTVVVMVNDPGFYDSTLFKGKTMTYYGRWTYKFEEAARKGATGVIIIHDILPASYGWNVVRSGWSKPRLDLQTADDNMSRAAMEGWITLESAKKVFALAGVPFDVIEKAKHPGFKAVPLGVTTSLEITNKIKKSTSHNVIAQLPGTDRKNEYIIYSAHWDHLGVGEVIRGDSIYNGAADNASGTAALLSLAKAFRSLPNAPRRSILFIALTGEEQGLLGSEYYATHPLFPVKSTVADINMDVMNTFGRTTDITIIGKGQSELDDYAERAAKKQGRTIIPEANPSGGWFFRSDHFNFAKVGIPSLYPGAGEHSLLHDSAWVPNHRAAYGRDRYHSPFDQFDDTWELSGMVEDIRFLFDVGETLANEERFPEWRKTSEFKGKR; encoded by the coding sequence ATGAAATATTTCTACCGTATAATCCCCCTGGTCGGCCTTTTTGCCTGTCAAGGACCTGAGCAGAAGCAGGCTGCTACAGCGGATTCAGTAGCCATTAAAAGCATAGACTCGGCAAGTATTGCCCGCGACATCACTGTATTATCCTCTGATGTATTTCAGGGGCGTAAACCCTTTACCATTGGAGAAGATAAAACCATCAAATACCTGGAAGACCGCTTCAGAGAGATCGGACTGCAGCCAGGAAATGGGGATAGTTTTTTTCAGGAAGTACCGATGGTGGAAATTATTTCTAAGCCCAGCGGGCCTTTGGTGATCACAGGAAAGAGCGGGAGCGTAACCCTGCCTTACCTGGACGAATATGTGATTGCGACCCGTCGTGTAAAAGAGAAGGTAAATGTGGATAATTCTGAACTGGTGTTTGCCGGCTTTGGGATTGATGCACCGGAATATAAATGGAATGACTATGAGGGGCTGGATGTAAAGGGGAAGACCGTTGTTGTGATGGTGAATGATCCAGGTTTTTACGACAGCACTTTATTCAAAGGAAAGACCATGACCTATTATGGTCGTTGGACATATAAATTCGAAGAGGCTGCCCGTAAAGGAGCCACTGGCGTGATTATCATTCATGATATTTTGCCTGCCAGCTATGGTTGGAATGTGGTGAGGAGCGGCTGGTCTAAACCAAGACTGGACCTGCAGACAGCGGATGATAATATGTCAAGAGCGGCGATGGAAGGTTGGATAACCCTGGAGTCAGCAAAGAAAGTGTTTGCGCTGGCAGGGGTGCCGTTTGATGTAATTGAGAAAGCGAAGCATCCAGGGTTTAAGGCAGTGCCATTAGGGGTGACTACCAGCCTGGAGATTACGAATAAGATCAAGAAGTCTACCTCTCATAATGTGATTGCACAGTTGCCAGGTACAGACAGAAAGAATGAATACATTATTTACTCTGCACACTGGGATCACCTGGGTGTAGGAGAAGTGATCAGGGGTGACTCAATCTATAATGGTGCAGCGGATAATGCCAGTGGTACAGCGGCGTTGTTAAGTCTGGCAAAGGCTTTCAGGAGTCTGCCAAATGCGCCAAGGAGATCTATCCTTTTTATAGCGCTGACAGGGGAAGAGCAGGGGCTGTTGGGATCTGAGTATTATGCAACGCATCCTTTGTTTCCTGTGAAGTCTACAGTGGCGGATATTAATATGGATGTGATGAATACTTTTGGTCGTACGACGGATATTACGATCATTGGTAAGGGGCAGTCAGAGCTGGATGATTATGCCGAGAGAGCGGCGAAGAAGCAAGGGAGGACGATTATTCCGGAGGCGAATCCTTCTGGAGGGTGGTTTTTCCGGTCAGATCATTTCAATTTTGCAAAGGTGGGGATTCCTTCTTTGTATCCTGGGGCGGGGGAACATTCATTGCTGCATGATTCAGCGTGGGTGCCGAATCATAGGGCTGCTTATGGAAGGGATAGGTATCATTCACCGTTTGATCAGTTTGATGATACGTGGGAGTTGTCAGGGATGGTGGAGGATATTCGGTTCTTGTTTGATGTAGGGGAGACGTTGGCAAATGAGGAAAGGTTTCCGGAATGGCGGAAGACTTCGGAGTTTAAGGGGAAGAGGTAG
- a CDS encoding PepSY-associated TM helix domain-containing protein, producing the protein MNKKTQPTGKKGKSWRAKLNAWLHLWLGLASGIVVFIVSITGCLFAFQKEISEKVHHDIMFVQPQQTATLPISTLINNAGKALGPDKKVNYITTYTDKDRAWEFMTYVAGDPKALTYFGSVKYYEAVFLNPYTGEVVGHHDFKYDFFAIVKMIHWSLLLSGKVGEQIVGWSVLIFVILLITGLILWWPKKWTKATREQSFKIKWKASFKRVNYDLHNVLGFYAMAVALVLALTGMVWSFKWFQTTVYVVASRSITPPAHKNGVSDTTLANTPQRGLDIAFESVQKDNPAAKRIGLSTPDSGKAAVVYMSAYWGNEVYYDRDDFQFDKYTGKMLAKVTGKDRNAGEKLIGMNYDIHVGAIGGIIGKIIAFIVSLICASLPVTGFIVWWGKGKKKDKKKVTVAKVVPATAV; encoded by the coding sequence ATGAATAAAAAAACTCAGCCAACAGGAAAAAAGGGAAAATCCTGGCGGGCAAAACTCAATGCCTGGTTACATTTATGGCTTGGATTAGCCTCCGGAATTGTTGTATTTATCGTAAGCATTACGGGATGTTTGTTCGCTTTTCAGAAGGAAATTTCTGAAAAGGTGCATCATGATATCATGTTCGTACAGCCTCAGCAGACCGCTACCCTGCCTATCAGTACTTTGATAAATAATGCTGGGAAAGCGCTGGGCCCGGATAAGAAAGTAAACTATATAACGACTTATACCGATAAGGATAGAGCATGGGAGTTTATGACTTATGTAGCGGGAGATCCCAAAGCCCTCACCTATTTTGGAAGTGTGAAATATTATGAGGCGGTTTTCCTGAATCCTTATACTGGTGAGGTGGTTGGACACCATGATTTCAAGTATGACTTTTTTGCGATTGTGAAAATGATTCATTGGAGCTTGTTGTTGAGCGGGAAGGTGGGCGAACAGATTGTAGGATGGAGTGTGTTGATATTTGTAATCTTGTTAATAACCGGGTTGATCCTTTGGTGGCCTAAGAAATGGACGAAGGCTACAAGAGAGCAGAGTTTTAAGATAAAATGGAAGGCGAGTTTTAAGAGGGTGAACTATGATTTGCACAATGTACTTGGGTTTTATGCCATGGCGGTTGCGCTGGTATTGGCATTGACAGGGATGGTGTGGTCCTTTAAGTGGTTCCAGACGACGGTGTATGTGGTGGCTTCCAGGAGTATTACGCCGCCGGCGCATAAGAATGGGGTGTCCGATACGACGTTGGCGAATACACCACAGAGAGGATTGGATATTGCATTTGAGAGTGTGCAAAAAGATAATCCGGCTGCTAAAAGGATTGGATTGAGTACTCCGGATAGTGGAAAGGCAGCGGTGGTGTATATGTCGGCTTATTGGGGGAATGAGGTGTATTATGATAGAGATGATTTTCAGTTTGATAAGTATACAGGGAAGATGCTGGCGAAGGTGACAGGGAAGGATAGAAATGCGGGGGAGAAGTTGATCGGGATGAATTATGATATACATGTGGGGGCGATAGGTGGGATCATTGGGAAGATTATTGCTTTTATAGTGAGTTTGATTTGTGCGAGTTTGCCGGTGACTGGGTTTATAGTGTGGTGGGGGAAAGGGAAGAAGAAGGATAAGAAGAAGGTGACGGTAGCAAAGGTAGTGCCGGCGACGGCGGTGTAG
- a CDS encoding nucleotide pyrophosphohydrolase: MNDFDTILQELLKFRNERDWEQFHNPKDLALAINVEAGELLELFLWKNAADAKTEKVREELADVMLYSFLLAERYGFDLKEIMLEKIAKNGEKYPVEKAKGTAKKYNEL; the protein is encoded by the coding sequence ATGAACGATTTTGATACTATTCTTCAAGAGCTGTTGAAATTTAGAAACGAGCGTGATTGGGAACAATTCCACAACCCAAAAGACCTGGCCCTCGCTATCAATGTGGAAGCAGGGGAATTACTTGAATTATTCCTTTGGAAGAATGCGGCGGATGCGAAAACGGAAAAAGTCAGGGAAGAGCTGGCCGATGTAATGCTGTATTCGTTTCTGTTGGCAGAGCGATATGGGTTTGATTTGAAGGAGATTATGCTTGAAAAAATTGCTAAAAATGGTGAAAAATACCCTGTAGAAAAGGCAAAGGGTACTGCGAAAAAGTATAATGAGTTATGA
- a CDS encoding DNA/RNA helicase domain-containing protein: MSNTTRFHIQEFPFNKDILNRLDEIHFSRDHWPVIYILTGDGYAYVGETKDLFTRLSKHLTHSLKKKLTNIYIISSHLFHKSATLDIEANLIKYLSGDQQFKLLNANIGLEEHNFFQKQEVYQPLFESIWKKLIKLGIAVNSTNFIKNEDIFKYSPYKELSTDQAKSLLGIMKNLLNDKNRNTIVDGRPGTGKTILAIFLFKLMHTDIEAFNFASFGSEELEFIETVKSLKQKYPSPKMALVIPVTSFRGTIEKVFHQIEGLDRSMVVGPTAITKKKYDIVFVDESHRLRNGPSGAYRTDFETGCKKLELDPLNSTELDWFLHNAQTKKLVLFYDSNQRVRSTDVLPEDFLLLASQKDITSNYTLTSQMRLKGGVKYVNYVHNLLKCSLKPATAIFASSDYDFQLFESIDEFVAKIKSREKEKKLSRLSAGYAWAWVSKKDPAKFDILIEGFKLKWNSQLKDWINSKNAINEVGCIHTVQGYDLNYAGVIFGNEITYDKSKNEIVVRQEHYHDSNGGRKIESTVILKEFIINIYLTLLQRGILGTYVYVCDPALRDYFSRHIKKAVKLHPISLKTRKVQVK, from the coding sequence ATGAGTAATACAACTCGATTCCATATTCAGGAATTCCCTTTTAATAAAGACATACTGAATAGACTCGATGAAATCCATTTTTCAAGAGACCACTGGCCAGTCATATATATTCTGACTGGAGACGGATATGCTTATGTAGGTGAAACCAAAGACCTGTTCACCAGACTAAGCAAACACCTCACCCACAGCCTTAAGAAAAAACTCACCAATATATATATTATATCCAGTCATCTTTTCCATAAATCAGCAACGCTGGATATCGAAGCTAATCTGATAAAATACCTGAGCGGCGACCAGCAATTCAAGTTGCTAAATGCCAATATTGGATTAGAAGAACATAATTTCTTCCAAAAACAGGAGGTGTATCAACCTTTATTTGAATCTATCTGGAAAAAATTAATAAAGCTTGGCATAGCTGTTAACTCCACCAACTTTATTAAAAACGAGGATATCTTTAAATATTCTCCCTACAAAGAATTGAGTACTGATCAGGCAAAGAGCCTGCTAGGTATCATGAAAAATCTACTGAACGACAAAAATAGAAATACTATTGTAGATGGAAGACCAGGTACAGGCAAAACAATCCTTGCAATTTTTCTCTTCAAATTAATGCATACTGATATCGAGGCATTCAATTTTGCCAGTTTTGGCTCAGAGGAATTGGAGTTTATTGAAACTGTCAAATCACTCAAGCAAAAATACCCTTCTCCCAAAATGGCATTGGTCATCCCTGTAACGTCATTTCGGGGAACTATTGAAAAAGTATTTCACCAGATCGAAGGATTAGATCGTTCAATGGTCGTTGGTCCAACTGCAATTACAAAGAAGAAATATGACATTGTCTTTGTGGATGAATCACATCGCCTTCGCAATGGTCCCTCAGGTGCATATCGAACAGATTTTGAAACAGGCTGTAAAAAATTGGAACTAGATCCGCTCAATTCCACAGAATTAGACTGGTTTCTACATAATGCCCAAACCAAAAAACTGGTATTATTCTACGATTCAAATCAACGGGTTAGGTCAACTGACGTATTACCTGAAGACTTCCTGTTGTTAGCTTCGCAAAAGGATATTACCAGTAATTATACTCTGACAAGTCAAATGCGATTAAAGGGAGGTGTCAAGTATGTCAATTATGTACATAACCTATTAAAATGCTCACTCAAACCAGCCACTGCTATATTCGCTTCCAGCGATTATGATTTTCAATTATTTGAGTCCATAGATGAGTTTGTAGCAAAAATCAAGAGTAGAGAGAAAGAAAAAAAATTAAGCAGATTATCAGCAGGCTATGCATGGGCTTGGGTATCTAAAAAAGATCCTGCTAAATTTGACATCCTAATTGAGGGTTTTAAACTTAAATGGAACAGTCAATTAAAAGACTGGATAAATTCAAAAAATGCGATCAACGAAGTGGGTTGTATCCATACAGTTCAGGGATATGACCTCAATTATGCTGGTGTCATCTTTGGAAACGAAATCACATACGATAAATCCAAAAATGAAATTGTAGTTAGACAGGAACATTATCATGATAGTAATGGAGGGCGAAAAATTGAAAGCACTGTAATCCTGAAAGAATTTATAATCAACATCTATTTAACGCTTTTACAAAGAGGTATACTTGGTACATATGTATACGTGTGCGATCCTGCTTTAAGAGATTATTTCTCCAGGCACATAAAAAAAGCGGTTAAGCTACATCCAATATCTTTAAAAACCAGAAAAGTGCAAGTGAAGTAA
- a CDS encoding DUF4236 domain-containing protein, producing MAWTYRKRIKIIPGVHLNISRKGISTNIGVKGASVTFGHDGTYVNSVLGRHKVSSKPALPAGANKPALPGAKPASPVPHHVPVTTTPQGNIFSVAPTEITNQDMQGVKDTILSAHQQRKELQHDLQQIGLALKGSKTKLTLSYVFLYGLFVRSISQGIKERIAAQQTAIDEINQELVKSRMELDISFDADILQKYESVTTAFKRLSQSHKIWDVTSAVAENRRVTRSAASTVVDKKEVKIGIKPIEDIHSNFEPLWFKNANGADLYCYPGFIIMYDTKDRFGIIDLKELQFKFLPVRFIERGAVPPDAKVIDHTWDKVNKNGAPDKRFRDNFQIPIVRYGAITLRTAAGVHEEYEFSNYEAAENFSEAFIDFLNVIKGGY from the coding sequence ATGGCATGGACCTATCGAAAACGAATCAAAATCATTCCTGGTGTTCATTTAAATATTAGTAGAAAAGGTATTAGTACTAATATAGGTGTAAAAGGCGCGAGTGTTACATTTGGGCATGATGGTACTTATGTGAATTCTGTGTTAGGGAGACATAAGGTGTCGTCGAAGCCTGCATTGCCTGCAGGTGCGAATAAGCCAGCATTGCCTGGGGCAAAACCGGCTTCACCTGTACCGCATCATGTTCCTGTAACTACCACCCCACAAGGCAATATCTTCAGCGTCGCTCCTACAGAAATTACGAACCAGGATATGCAGGGTGTGAAGGATACTATCTTATCGGCACATCAGCAAAGAAAAGAATTGCAACATGACTTGCAGCAAATAGGACTGGCATTGAAGGGTTCGAAAACTAAGCTCACGCTGAGTTATGTTTTTCTCTATGGGCTGTTTGTAAGATCCATTTCACAAGGGATCAAAGAAAGAATCGCTGCTCAACAAACGGCTATTGACGAAATCAATCAGGAGTTGGTGAAAAGCCGGATGGAACTGGATATTTCTTTTGATGCTGACATCCTGCAGAAATATGAGTCTGTCACAACAGCCTTCAAACGGCTATCGCAATCGCATAAAATATGGGATGTGACCAGCGCTGTTGCTGAAAACAGGAGGGTGACTAGGTCCGCAGCTTCTACAGTGGTGGATAAGAAAGAAGTAAAAATAGGGATAAAACCTATTGAAGATATTCATTCCAATTTTGAACCGCTGTGGTTCAAGAATGCCAATGGCGCAGATTTGTATTGCTACCCTGGATTTATCATCATGTACGATACGAAAGACCGGTTTGGCATAATCGACCTGAAAGAATTACAGTTTAAGTTCCTGCCTGTGAGGTTCATTGAAAGAGGGGCCGTGCCACCTGATGCGAAGGTCATAGACCATACCTGGGACAAGGTTAATAAGAACGGCGCTCCGGACAAACGGTTCAGGGATAATTTCCAGATCCCGATTGTAAGGTATGGTGCGATCACCTTGCGAACGGCAGCAGGTGTGCACGAGGAATATGAGTTTAGTAATTATGAGGCTGCTGAAAATTTTAGTGAGGCCTTTATCGATTTCCTGAATGTGATAAAAGGAGGGTATTAA
- a CDS encoding YegP family protein, producing MANPQFDLFKSSGEFYFHLKAGNGEIILSSEGYISKQGAENGIKSVKENAPLDNKYVKKDTPTYTFVLTAGNGLKIGKSESYTTAAGRDNGIAAVKKCAPKADINDLT from the coding sequence ATGGCAAATCCCCAATTTGATCTTTTTAAATCCAGTGGTGAGTTTTACTTCCACTTAAAAGCAGGAAATGGTGAGATTATTTTATCCAGCGAAGGGTATATTAGTAAACAAGGTGCTGAAAATGGTATAAAGTCAGTGAAGGAAAATGCGCCTTTGGATAATAAGTATGTGAAAAAGGATACGCCTACCTATACGTTTGTTTTGACAGCTGGTAATGGGCTAAAAATAGGGAAAAGTGAAAGCTATACTACAGCTGCCGGACGTGATAATGGCATTGCTGCTGTGAAAAAATGTGCTCCTAAAGCGGATATTAATGATTTGACCTAA
- a CDS encoding SUMF1/EgtB/PvdO family nonheme iron enzyme — protein MQVDAVGDVLLAIGEGGEDMKTIDVAISVAEEDTYVADMIAAELKQLNVRYYYYKEVKDNWGKHLINLTMDAYGKRTKYVLLITSKFCVNKYWSGIEQQMALAQFPQGNVLQLRLDDTEVGGLSKHMVYVDWKKNPEEIARSLKEKIVRRKRVARGRLLRICTFLCVMGMTVFLWYLIYMWWCQRLILKQEYVHVQGLPICISNIEVTVAAYREYCMLTHKVFPEQPIHSVDSMPVRNVTWEEAKAYCAFVKGRLPSEMEWQAAALAGGSTIYSGGTSAGTVAVYNRVKPAFVGHRKANAWGIYDMSGNVAEWCEDWADSAQTKKVVKGGAYDSEVGALTVSSKRAERPDERLSDVGFRVVKDY, from the coding sequence GTGCAGGTTGACGCCGTTGGGGATGTATTATTGGCAATTGGTGAAGGAGGGGAGGATATGAAGACAATTGATGTAGCCATTTCGGTGGCGGAAGAAGATACATATGTGGCGGATATGATTGCGGCTGAGTTGAAGCAATTGAATGTTCGGTATTACTATTATAAAGAGGTGAAGGATAATTGGGGAAAGCATTTGATTAACCTGACCATGGATGCATATGGGAAACGGACGAAGTATGTGTTGTTGATAACGAGTAAGTTTTGTGTGAATAAATATTGGTCTGGTATAGAGCAACAAATGGCATTGGCGCAGTTTCCACAGGGGAATGTTTTGCAGTTGAGATTAGATGATACGGAGGTGGGTGGATTGTCGAAGCATATGGTATATGTGGATTGGAAGAAGAATCCGGAGGAGATAGCGAGGTCATTGAAAGAGAAGATTGTGAGAAGGAAGCGGGTGGCGAGAGGGCGGTTGTTAAGGATATGTACATTCTTGTGTGTGATGGGGATGACAGTTTTTTTGTGGTATTTAATTTATATGTGGTGGTGCCAACGGTTGATTTTGAAGCAGGAATATGTGCATGTACAAGGGTTGCCTATTTGTATCAGTAATATAGAAGTGACAGTGGCTGCTTACAGGGAGTATTGCATGCTTACACATAAGGTATTCCCTGAGCAGCCCATTCATTCTGTTGATTCTATGCCGGTGAGGAATGTGACGTGGGAGGAGGCGAAGGCGTATTGTGCATTTGTGAAAGGAAGATTGCCGAGTGAGATGGAGTGGCAGGCGGCGGCACTGGCGGGGGGAAGTACGATTTATAGTGGTGGGACTTCGGCGGGAACGGTGGCGGTGTATAATAGGGTGAAGCCAGCGTTTGTAGGGCATAGGAAGGCGAATGCGTGGGGAATTTATGATATGAGTGGGAATGTGGCGGAGTGGTGCGAGGATTGGGCGGATTCGGCGCAGACGAAGAAGGTGGTGAAGGGAGGTGCGTATGATAGTGAAGTGGGAGCGTTGACGGTGAGTAGTAAACGTGCGGAACGGCCGGATGAGCGATTGAGTGATGTTGGGTTTAGAGTTGTAAAAGATTATTAA
- a CDS encoding caspase family protein has translation MRRALVVGINDYPGSARLYGCVNDATSIGEVLSSNEDGAPNFEVMLMTKGHSKAAIRSRLLELFSGDDEIHLFYFSGHGMVNEMGGYIVTPDFQRYDEGISMDDILMMAATSKAMQKVIILDCCHAGAMGTPGLMGNGMAVLGKGVVILASSGDTEKSKEVGGMGVFTSLLLKALHGGAADIVGDVTAGNIYSYIDRGLGGWQQRPVFKANITRSLNLRKVKPPLDLGDLRLLRSYFPEVAYEMPLDPSYEYTVEGADSEHIRVFKVLRRMQGVGLVEPVNEEYMYWAAMNSGKCRLTPLGMYYWQLVKEGRI, from the coding sequence ATGAGAAGAGCATTGGTTGTCGGTATTAATGATTATCCGGGCAGTGCGAGGTTATATGGTTGTGTGAATGATGCGACCAGTATTGGAGAGGTATTAAGTTCCAATGAAGATGGTGCCCCTAATTTTGAGGTCATGTTGATGACCAAAGGTCATAGCAAAGCAGCTATCAGATCCCGGTTGCTGGAGCTATTCAGCGGGGATGATGAGATTCATTTATTTTATTTTTCAGGACATGGGATGGTGAATGAGATGGGAGGGTACATCGTGACGCCGGATTTTCAGCGGTATGATGAGGGGATTTCTATGGATGATATCCTGATGATGGCGGCGACTTCAAAGGCCATGCAGAAGGTAATCATACTGGATTGTTGTCATGCAGGCGCAATGGGAACGCCAGGTTTGATGGGGAATGGGATGGCGGTGCTGGGGAAAGGAGTGGTGATATTGGCCTCCAGCGGAGATACGGAGAAATCGAAGGAGGTAGGAGGGATGGGGGTGTTTACAAGTTTGTTGTTGAAGGCATTGCATGGTGGTGCAGCGGATATAGTGGGGGATGTGACGGCGGGGAATATTTATAGTTATATAGATAGAGGATTGGGAGGGTGGCAACAGCGACCCGTGTTTAAGGCGAATATTACGCGGTCGTTGAATTTACGTAAAGTGAAGCCACCATTAGATTTAGGTGATTTGAGGTTACTGAGGAGTTATTTTCCGGAGGTAGCTTATGAGATGCCGTTGGATCCTAGTTATGAGTATACGGTAGAGGGGGCGGATTCGGAGCATATCAGGGTGTTTAAGGTATTGCGGAGGATGCAGGGGGTGGGGTTGGTGGAGCCGGTGAATGAGGAATATATGTATTGGGCGGCGATGAATAGTGGGAAGTGCAGGTTGACGCCGTTGGGGATGTATTATTGGCAATTGGTGAAGGAGGGGAGGATATGA